From the genome of Nakamurella flavida:
GGAGTCGCCGCGCCACAGCACGGCGCCCTCCCCGCGGCGGGTCACCACCACCGAGGCCGGCTGCGGGTCACCCACCAGGGCCGGCAGGCTCAGGCCGAGGGCGTCACCCAGGCGCAGGAGCGTCCCGATGCTCGGGTTGACCACGCCCTGTTCGACGTTGACGACCATGCGGCGGCTCACCCCGGCGGCCTCGGCCAACTGGTCCAGGGTGCGGCGCTGCGCCTGGCGCCCCTGCCGCACGCGGGCACCGATGCGTCCCGCCAGTGCTGCGGTGTCCTCGTCCATGAGTGCAGCATAGTGCATTGCTGGTGCAGTGGCGGGCGGAGGGGCGGTGACCTGTGCACGCGATGCCGGACTCCGGGACGGTCACGCGCCGGCGCCGGTCGCCCGACCGCCGCCGACCCCGGTCAGGCCGCCGGCGCCAGCTGCTCGGCGATGCCCTCCAGACACCACTGCCACCCGGTGCGCATGCTCTCGACCACGTCCTCGCCGGACAGGCCCGCCACGGTGAGATCCAGCCGGGTTCCGGTGTCGACGGGCCGGAGAAGCACCGTGCAGCTGGTGGTCTCGTCCATGTCCGCACCGGCGGTGCGCACGTCGAGCACGAGCCGGGTGACCGGCTCGTAGACCGAGAACGTCGCAGTCTCGCAGTACTCGTCGCCGGCCGGGCGGGGCCCGAAACGGATCGCGTAGCCCCCACCGGACCGCGCGTCCACCTCGCACGAGGAGACACTCCATTCCGGGTCCGGACACACCCAGCGCCGCAGCAGATCGGCGGTGGTGAAGGCGGCCCACACCCGCTCGGGGGGCGCGGAGTGGATGCGGTCGAGATCGAACGACAGGAGCCCGGTGGTGGTCATGTCTCCTCCAGAAGGATGCCGAGAGCGTCGAGTCGGGTCGATCAGAGCGCCTGCTGCTGTGCGGTCCACGTGGCCACCGCGACGAGAGCGTCGTCGCGCAGCCGGCATTCGCGGATCCGGCCGCGTTTGACCGTCGTCACCAGCCCCGCCTCCTCGAGCACGCGCACGTGCTTCAGGACGGCGGGGAGGGACAGCGTCGTCGGCGCGGCCAGGGCACCGGCGGACGTCGGCCCACGGGCGAGGCGTTCCACGATGGCCAACCGGGTCGGGTCCCCCAGCGCCGCGAACTGTTGGTGAACCATAAGGTTCACCATTGACCGTCTGGGCGTCGGTGTCAAGACCAGGTGCTTGCTCAGCCCGCGGGCTGGACGACGAAACGGCCGGCTGCGTAATCGATCCCGACGACCGCCCGCTGGAACAGGCCGATCCCGGTGTTGTAGGTCGCGTCGCCCAGCCCGGTGAGCAGCAGGGCCTCGGGAGAGGCCGGTGCGGCCGAGGTCGTCGACCAGAGCGGGGCCGCGGCGCCGGGCGCGGAGATGCTCACCGCCTGCCCGGCGGGCAGGAAGGTGTCCAGCGCGCCGAGGGAGGCGAAGGTGGTCGCGTTCAGGCCGAACACCGGGTTGCCCAGATCCAGATCGGTCGGTGCGCACGCGTTCGGTGCGGTGCCGACGGTCCAGCACAGCGACACCAGGCGGTCGTACCCCACCGCCCCGTTCGGATAGGTGGCCGGGGTGCCCGTCATCCGGGACATCGGCAGCACCGTCGCACCCGCGGGCGCGGTGACCGGGCCGAGGGTCATGGTGCCGCCCCCGGAGCCGGTGAGATCCAGGGTGACGCCCTGTGCGGCCGTACCCGGCAGCTGCAGCGTGGGTGCGTACACGTCGCCGGCCGCGGTGGTCGAGCTGTTGCCCGTCCCCACCCCGAGCATGCCGTCGGTGCCGGCGAAGGTGCCCGGCGCCCCGGCCGAGGTGTCGACGAGGGTGACGCCGATGGGGGCTGCGGTGCTGACCCCGCCCAGCTCGACCACGGCCTGCCCGAGCGTCCCGGATGCGGTGCTGCCACCGAACTCGGTGCTGACGGCCCGGCCGGTGTCGGTGGTGCCCGGACCGGCCGCACCACTGGCCAGCAACAGACCGGAGGAGCCGGTGTCCAGGCGGACGGTGACCGGCGCACCCCCGCCGACGGTGATCTGCACGGTGGCGATCAGCGCGCCGTCCAGCGCGGCCACGGTGGACGGAGCCAGGGTGACCGGCACGACCACGGAGCCGCCGGCCGCCGGGGACGGGGTCGGAGCCGCCGACGCCGCCGGGGAGGAGGCCGCCGCGGACGCCGCGCCTGACGAGGTCACCCCACCCGACGACGACGGCAGCGGCGGCGGTGACGACTCCGCCGCCGCGACCCCGGCCGACGGAGCTCCGCCGCCCCCGCACCCGGCCACTCCCACCAGCACCGCCATGACGGCCAGAGCGTGCACCGCCCACCCGTTCCTGCGCCGCCGCATGGCTGCTCCTTCCCCGAACGGCGCCCGGCATGCGCCCTCGTGACTCACGGTAGCCATCCACTGCGTCAAGTGACCGTCTGCTGGCGGCGGAACACAGCCACGGCACAGCTCAGCGCGGGGACCGGCACAGCGGGCCGACCGAGAGTCGCGGTCATGACCACCGAGACCCTCACCGCCCGGGCAGGCACCATGGATCCGCTCCCCCCGTCCACCGTCCCGACGGTCGCCCGGGAGTCGGGCCGGCCCGGCCCGGCCGGCCACGGAACGCCGGGGATCAGCACGGCACTCGACGTGGTGATCCCCGTGTTCAACGAGCAGGACGACCTCGAACCGGCGGTGCGCCGACTGCACGCCCATCTGCGCGACCACCTGCCGCTGACGTTCCGGATCACCGTGGCGGACAACGCGTCCACCGACGCCACCGGCGCCATCGCCGACGCGTTGGCTCGCGAGCTGCCCGGGGTCCGCGTCGTCCACCTCGCCGAGAAGGGCCGGGGACGGGCTCTGAAGCAGGCCTGGTCGGACTCGGACGCCCTGGTCCTGGCCTACATGGACGTGGACCTGTCGACCGACCTCGCCGCTCTGCTGCCGTTGATCGCCCCGTTGATCAGCGGGCACTCCGACCTGGCCATCGGCACCCGGTTGCATCGCGGGTCCAGGGTGGTCCGCGGAGCCAAGCGGGAGGTCATCTCGCGCTGCTACAACCTGATCCTGCGCGGCACGCTGTCCGCGCACTTCTCCGACGCCCAGTGCGGGTTCAAGGCCATCCGGTCGGACGTGGCCCGGCGCCTGCTGCCGCTGGTCGAGGACACCGGCTGGTTCTTCGACACCGAACTGCTGGTGCTGGCCGAGCGCAGCGGCCTGCGCATCCACGAGATCCCGGTCGACTGGGTGGACGACCCGCACTCCAGCGTCGACGTGCTCGCCACGGCCAAGGCCGATCTCCAGGGCGTCGCCCGGGTCGGCCGCGCGCTGGCCGCCGGCCGGCTGCCGTTGGCGCAGATCCGCGCCCAGCTCGGCCGGGCCCCGCTGGAACCGCAGACCCCCGGGGTGCCGAACGGGATGGTTCGTCAACTGGTCCGCTTCGGCGCGATCGGTGTGCTGAGCACCCTGGCCTACCTCGTCCTGTTCGTGGCCCTGCGCGATCTCGCCGGCAACCAGGGTGCGAATTTCCTGGCCCTGGCCATCACCGCGGTGGCCAACACCGCGGCGAACCGCCGGCTGACCTTCGGCGTGCGGGGCCGGTCCGGGATGGGCCGCCACCACCTGCAGGGCTTCGGGGTGTTCCTCCTCGGCCTGGCCGTGACCAGCGGCTCACTGTTCGCCCTGAACCACCTGGACCCGGCGGCCGGACCGGGCCTGGAGATCAGCGTCCTGGTGCTGGCCAACCTCGTCGCCACCGTGCTGCGGTTCCTGCTGCTGCGCGGGTGGGTCTTCCGTCGCTCCGCGCCGCGTCCGCAGGTCGCACCGGAGACGGCCGGCTGACCATGTCGCTGCTCACCCCGCCGGCCCGGCCGGCCACCCCCGCTCCCTCCTCCGTCTCCGGTTCCCCCGTCACCCGCTACCCCGCCACCCGCTCCCCTGCCACCAGCACCGAGAAGGACACCGCCATGACCGCGACGTTGAACCACCCCCCGGCTGTCACGGAGGTGACTCCCCCCGCCGGCAGCTCCCCGGCTCCGGCCGTGCCGCCCCGTCGTGGCCGGCTCGCCCGGCTGGCCCTGGGGCCGGTGGGGGACCCGCGGTGGGCCCGCCCCGCGCTCTGGGCCCTGCTCCTCGCCGCCGCGGCGCTGTACCTGATCAACCTGTCGGTGTCCGGGTACGCCAACGACTTCTACGCCGCCGCGGTGAAGTCCGGCACGCAGTCCTGGACCGCCTGGCTGTTCGGTTCGCTGGACTCGGCCAACGCGATCACCGTCGACAAGCCCCCGGCCTCGCTGTGGATCATGGGCCTCTCGGCGCGGTTGCTCGGCTTCTCCTCGTTCTCGCTGCTGCTCCCCCAGGCCCTGATGGGCGTGGGCACCGTCGCCGTCACCTACGCGGCGGTCAAGCGCTGGTCCGGGCCGGCCGCCGGCCTGGTCGCCGGGGGGCTCGTCCTGCTCACCCCGGTCGCCGCGCTGATGTTCCGCTTCGACAACCCCGACGCCCTGCTCGTCCTGCTCATGGCCGTGGCCGCCTACTTCGTCGTCCGGGCCATCGAGACCCCCCGGGGCGCAACCGCTCTGCGCTGGTTGCTGCTGGCCGGGGTGGCCATCGGTTTCGCCTTCCTGACCAAGATGCTGCAGGGCCTGCTGGTGCTCCCCGCCTTCGGTGCCGCCTACCTGCTCGCCGCACCCCGCGGCCTGTGGACGCGCATCTGGCACCTGCTCGCCGCGGCCGGTGCGGTCGTCGTCTCCGCGGGCTGGTTCATCGCCCTGGTCGCCCTGTGGCCGGCCGCGTCCCGCCCGTACATCGGCGGCAGCACGGACAACTCGCTGTGGGAGTTGGCCATCGGCTACAACGGCCTCGGCCGCATCTTCGGCAGCGAGGGCAACGGTGGCGGCGGCATGGGCGGCGGCAACACCGGGTTCGGCGGAACCGCCGGCCTGGGCCGGCTGTTCAACTCCGCCTTCGGCAGCGAGATCTCCTGGCTGATCCCGGCTGCGCTGGTCGGCCTGGTCGCCGGTGCCTGGTTCACCCGCCGGTACGCCCGCACCGATCGCGTCCGCGCCTCGCTGATCCTCTTCGGCGGCTCGACCGTGGTCACCGCGCTGGTGTTCTCGTTCATGGCGGGCACCATCCACCCGTACTACGCCGTCGCCCTGGCCCCGTTCCTGGCCGGAACGGTCGCCGTCTCCGGTCGCGAGCTGTGGCGGGGGCGGGAGAACCCCACCGTGCGCGCCCTGCTCGGCGCCATGATCGCCATCACCGGCATCTGGTCGTTCGTCCTGCTCGGCCGGGACGCCACGTTCCTGCCCTGGCTGCGCTGGCTGGTCGTCGTGGGTGCGGTCGTGGGCGCCGTCCTGCTCGCCCTCGGTGGCGGGCGCCTGAAGAAGCTCGCCGTCATCGGCCTGCTCCTCGGGTCGATCACCGCACTGAGCGGCACCGCGGCCTGGACGGTGGCCACGGCCGCCCAGGCCCACAGCGGCTCCATCCCGACCTCCGGTCCCGCGTCGGCCTCCTCGGGTGGCATGGGCGGCATGGGCGGGTTCACCCCGGGCGCCATGACCGGCACCCCGCCGACCGGCGCCGTTCACGACGGCACCCTGCCCGACGGCACGGGCACCACACCCGGCGGGACGGGCACCGCCGACGGGACGGGTACCGCGCCCGGCGGCACGACCGGCACGACCGGCACGACCGGCGGGACGGGCACGGCGCCCGGCGGCACCACCGGCACGACCCGGGGCGGCATGGGCGGCGGGTCGAGTACCGGTGCCGAGCTGATCGCCCTGCTGAACGCCACCGACACCCGTTGGTCCGCAGCTGCTCTCGGGTCACAGAGCGCGGCCGGGTACGTGCTGAACTCGGACACCGCCGTGATGGCCATCGGCGGCTGGGGCGGGAGCGACCCGGCCCCGACGCTGGCGGAGTTCCAGCAGTACGTGGCCGACGGCGACATCACGTACTTCATCGCCGGCGGCGGGATGGGTGGCGGCGGCATGGGCGGCGGCGGGACCACCAGCACGGGCAGCGAGATCAGTGCGTGGGTGACGGCGAACTTCACCGCCACCACCGTCGGCGGCACCACCGTCTACGACCTCACGGCGCCCACCGGCTGACCCGGCACCGAGACGCCGGTCGGGACGCCCCCTCGACCCCGACCGGACCGCACGGACCCGGGCCGCACGGCCCGGGTCCGTCTGCGTCCGCCCCGCCGGCCGCGCCCGGACCGGTGGCGCGCGCAGGACTCCCGGACCGTGCCCTTGACCCTGACGTAGCGTCAGGCGGCATCGTCGTCCGGGTGCGGGGCGAACGACCCCGCAGATCTCGTGAGGAGCAGCAGCGATGGACCAGAGCCGGGAGCAGTACCCGGTCGGCCGAGTGGCCGAGCTGGCCGGGGTGACGGTGCGGACCCTGCACCACTACGAGCACCTCGGTCTGCTGGTCCCCTCCGCCCGCACCGGCGCCGGCTACCGCCGGTACTCCGCGGCGGATCTCGACCGGCTGCGGCACGTCCTCTTCTACCGGGAACTGGGTTTCACCCTGGACGAGATCGCGACCCTGATCGACGATCCCGCGGTGGACACCACCGCACACCTGCGCCGGCAACGGGAGTTGTTGCTGCAGCGGACGGATCGCCTGACCCGGATGGTCGCCGCCGTCGACAAGGAACTGGAGGCACGCACCATGGGCATCGATCTGAGCTCGGAGGAGAAGTTCGAGATCTTCGGACCGACCTACAGCGAGGGCTACGAGCAGGAGGCGCAGGAGCGCTGGGGTGACACCGAGATGTGGCGGCAGTCGCAGGCCCGCACCTCGCGTTTCACCAAGCAGGACTGGATCGGGATCAAGGAGGCGACGGACGCACTGAACGCCCGGCTCGGGCAGGCGGTCGCGGCGGGGGTGGCGCCCGACACCGACGCGGGCATGGCCCTGGCCGAGGAGCACCGCGACTCCATCGCGGTGTTCTACGACTGCCCGCCGGCCATGCACCGCAACCTCGGCGACATGTACGTGGCCGACGAACGGTTCGCCCGTGGCTACGAGGAGGTCACCCCCGGCCTCACCGCCTGGCTGCGCGACGCCATCCACGCGAACGCGGACCGGCTCGAGGCCGCCGACCGGGCCTGACCGCGGCTGTCGGCACCGCGCGCACGCGCCCGGAACTGTCCCTCGCGCCCCCCACGGCGGGCGCGGACGACAGTCCCGGGCGCGTCTGCGAGGTGGGTGGCACGGGGGTCACGGGTCACGGGTCACGGGATCAGCGGATCACCGGGTCGTCCGCCGTCAGCAGTTCCAGCTGGGCGCGGCCGGGCGCTCCCTCCCAGTCCCCGGGGACGGTGCACGCGAAGGCGCCCGCGGCGTTCCCGGTGGCCAGGCACTGCTCCACCCCGGCTCCGGCCCAGGCCTCGGCCAGGTAGCCGGCCACGAAGGCGTCCCCCGCTCCGACGGTGTCCACGGCGGTGACCGCCCGGGCCGGGGCGCGGTGGACGACCTCCCCCTGCCGGGCCAGGGCGCCCAGCGACCCGAGGGTGACCACGGCCGTGCGGGCACCCATCTCCTGCAGCACCCGGGCGCAACGGTCCGGGGGGCCGTCGATGCCCGTCGCGATCGCAGCCTCCCGCAGCCCGGCGAAGACGATGTCGGCGAACGGCAGCACCGAGGAGTACCACTATGCGGCAGCGGCTTCCGACCAGAGGGCCGACCGTTGGTTCAGGTCCACGCTCACCGGGACACCCGCCGTGCGAGCGGTGCGCACCGCGTCGTCCACGGTCTGCCGCGCCGTGTCGGACAGGGCCGCGGTGATCCCGGTGACGTGCAGGATGCCCCCGGCCTGGGTGTCACCCTGGACCCGGAACGCACCCGCCCCCACCTGCGCCCGGAGGACCAGGACTTCTTCGCCTGGCCGGCGCGGGCCTGACCCGCCCCCGCACAGCACGAAGGCCCCACCCGGTACGGGTGGGGCCTTCGGTGTTCGACGGGCCCGCTGGATGCCGCGGTGCCCGCCTGGTCACCGGCGGAGGGTGGCCCGCCGGTGGGTCTGTGGGGTCACTCGGCCTGGCCGGCGACCGGAGCCTGGTCGAGCAGGCTCTGCAGCACGGCCGGGTCCTGCATCTCCATCCAGGCGATGACGTCCTGGTAGGTGGCGCAGTAGACGTCGGGCTGGCCGCACTTCTCCTTCATGAAGTCCAGGGCCGGCGGGTTGAACGAGTCGCCGTTCCACTTGTTGAAGTGGTTGGCGATGAGGATCGGCGCGCGGTTGCCGTTGAACACCTTGTCGAACATGAACTCGTACGTGCCCTTGACGATGCCCTGCAGCTCGGGCGCCGTCTCCGGCTCCTCCTGCGCTCCGTTGAACTGGGCCCAGAAGTTGTAGTCCATGGCCGTGGTCATCTTGCCCAGGCCGGGCGAGTAGACCTGCGGCATGTAGAACTCCCAGATGCCGTCGACCTTCTCCGGCCAGGCGATGCCGTTGTAGGGCGCCGGGATGGACGAGTCGTACGTCATGCCGAACTGCTTCCACGCCGGGATCAGCGTGTCCAGGGAACCGGTCAGGCAGGGGGTGCGGCCGCCCTTGACCTCACTGGTGGGCACCTGCAGGTCGGGGGCGTCGGTGTAACCGTTGAGGGTCTTCCAGTCCTTCATGAAGGTGAAGAACTGGGTGAGTTCGCTCGTCCAGTCGGCGGTGCTCCACTGGTTGCCGCCGGGCAGGTTGTCGTCGCAGAAGTGCCCGTTGTAGTGGGTACCGATCTCGTGCCCGCGGGAGTACGCCAGGTTGAGGTCGTTGACCTCGGTGACGATCTCCTCCTCGGGGCCGCCGTAGCCGATGGAGGCCTTGCCCGGGGCGTGACCCGGACCGGTGTACACGGCGGCGTTCTTGGCCGGGTCGCCGAGCAGGTAGATACCGGACAGGAAGCCGGTGAACCGCGAGTTCGACTCGGCGGCGGCGTCCATGAAGGTGTTCCAGCGCTCGTGCGAGCCGGCGCCGTCGAACGAGAAGATGATGAATTGCGGGGGCTTCTCGCCCGCGGCCAACTTCGTCATCGGCACGTTGCTGGCCGGGCGACCGTCGGCACCGGCGGTGGTGGCCGGGGCGCTCGACTCGGCCGAGGTGGAGCCGTCCGTGGCCGGGGTGGTGGAGGCCGGATCAGCGGCGGACGTGGCCGAGCCCGGGTCGGTGCTGGCCTGACCGGGGACGGTCCGGGTGTTGGTCACCGTGACCGGCGCGCCGCTGGCGGTCGTGCTCTGGCTGTTCCGGCTCTGGATCACCAGCACCGTGGTCACCACGGCCAGCACCACTGCCAACCCCAGGACCAGATATCGGCCTCGCATGAACTCCCCGTTCTGCTCGTCTGCGCGGGCGTCGTGCGACACCCGGGTGCGTGGTCCCGGGATCCCGGTGGACGCGGATCGGGCGGGACGGTGCGCCGCACACCGAGGATGGACGCCCAGGCGCAGCACAGGTTGCTCCTGGCAACCCGTGCCAGGGTAGTCACCCGGCGCGTGTCCCCGGGCAGGCTGTCCGCCGTGTCCCCGGGCGATCGGACCCGCTCAGGCCGGAAGTCCGTACCAGGCCCGGCCGTTGTCGGACAGCACCCGGGGAAGATCGTCACCGACCGCCTCGGCGATCGCCAGGAGATCGGC
Proteins encoded in this window:
- a CDS encoding SRPBCC family protein, with protein sequence MTTTGLLSFDLDRIHSAPPERVWAAFTTADLLRRWVCPDPEWSVSSCEVDARSGGGYAIRFGPRPAGDEYCETATFSVYEPVTRLVLDVRTAGADMDETTSCTVLLRPVDTGTRLDLTVAGLSGEDVVESMRTGWQWCLEGIAEQLAPAA
- a CDS encoding ArsR/SmtB family transcription factor translates to MVHQQFAALGDPTRLAIVERLARGPTSAGALAAPTTLSLPAVLKHVRVLEEAGLVTTVKRGRIRECRLRDDALVAVATWTAQQQAL
- a CDS encoding bifunctional glycosyltransferase family 2/GtrA family protein, which translates into the protein MTTETLTARAGTMDPLPPSTVPTVARESGRPGPAGHGTPGISTALDVVIPVFNEQDDLEPAVRRLHAHLRDHLPLTFRITVADNASTDATGAIADALARELPGVRVVHLAEKGRGRALKQAWSDSDALVLAYMDVDLSTDLAALLPLIAPLISGHSDLAIGTRLHRGSRVVRGAKREVISRCYNLILRGTLSAHFSDAQCGFKAIRSDVARRLLPLVEDTGWFFDTELLVLAERSGLRIHEIPVDWVDDPHSSVDVLATAKADLQGVARVGRALAAGRLPLAQIRAQLGRAPLEPQTPGVPNGMVRQLVRFGAIGVLSTLAYLVLFVALRDLAGNQGANFLALAITAVANTAANRRLTFGVRGRSGMGRHHLQGFGVFLLGLAVTSGSLFALNHLDPAAGPGLEISVLVLANLVATVLRFLLLRGWVFRRSAPRPQVAPETAG
- a CDS encoding glycosyltransferase family 39 protein, whose product is MTATLNHPPAVTEVTPPAGSSPAPAVPPRRGRLARLALGPVGDPRWARPALWALLLAAAALYLINLSVSGYANDFYAAAVKSGTQSWTAWLFGSLDSANAITVDKPPASLWIMGLSARLLGFSSFSLLLPQALMGVGTVAVTYAAVKRWSGPAAGLVAGGLVLLTPVAALMFRFDNPDALLVLLMAVAAYFVVRAIETPRGATALRWLLLAGVAIGFAFLTKMLQGLLVLPAFGAAYLLAAPRGLWTRIWHLLAAAGAVVVSAGWFIALVALWPAASRPYIGGSTDNSLWELAIGYNGLGRIFGSEGNGGGGMGGGNTGFGGTAGLGRLFNSAFGSEISWLIPAALVGLVAGAWFTRRYARTDRVRASLILFGGSTVVTALVFSFMAGTIHPYYAVALAPFLAGTVAVSGRELWRGRENPTVRALLGAMIAITGIWSFVLLGRDATFLPWLRWLVVVGAVVGAVLLALGGGRLKKLAVIGLLLGSITALSGTAAWTVATAAQAHSGSIPTSGPASASSGGMGGMGGFTPGAMTGTPPTGAVHDGTLPDGTGTTPGGTGTADGTGTAPGGTTGTTGTTGGTGTAPGGTTGTTRGGMGGGSSTGAELIALLNATDTRWSAAALGSQSAAGYVLNSDTAVMAIGGWGGSDPAPTLAEFQQYVADGDITYFIAGGGMGGGGMGGGGTTSTGSEISAWVTANFTATTVGGTTVYDLTAPTG
- a CDS encoding MerR family transcriptional regulator, whose protein sequence is MDQSREQYPVGRVAELAGVTVRTLHHYEHLGLLVPSARTGAGYRRYSAADLDRLRHVLFYRELGFTLDEIATLIDDPAVDTTAHLRRQRELLLQRTDRLTRMVAAVDKELEARTMGIDLSSEEKFEIFGPTYSEGYEQEAQERWGDTEMWRQSQARTSRFTKQDWIGIKEATDALNARLGQAVAAGVAPDTDAGMALAEEHRDSIAVFYDCPPAMHRNLGDMYVADERFARGYEEVTPGLTAWLRDAIHANADRLEAADRA
- a CDS encoding carbohydrate kinase family protein; the protein is MLPFADIVFAGLREAAIATGIDGPPDRCARVLQEMGARTAVVTLGSLGALARQGEVVHRAPARAVTAVDTVGAGDAFVAGYLAEAWAGAGVEQCLATGNAAGAFACTVPGDWEGAPGRAQLELLTADDPVIR
- a CDS encoding polysaccharide deacetylase, which gives rise to MRGRYLVLGLAVVLAVVTTVLVIQSRNSQSTTASGAPVTVTNTRTVPGQASTDPGSATSAADPASTTPATDGSTSAESSAPATTAGADGRPASNVPMTKLAAGEKPPQFIIFSFDGAGSHERWNTFMDAAAESNSRFTGFLSGIYLLGDPAKNAAVYTGPGHAPGKASIGYGGPEEEIVTEVNDLNLAYSRGHEIGTHYNGHFCDDNLPGGNQWSTADWTSELTQFFTFMKDWKTLNGYTDAPDLQVPTSEVKGGRTPCLTGSLDTLIPAWKQFGMTYDSSIPAPYNGIAWPEKVDGIWEFYMPQVYSPGLGKMTTAMDYNFWAQFNGAQEEPETAPELQGIVKGTYEFMFDKVFNGNRAPILIANHFNKWNGDSFNPPALDFMKEKCGQPDVYCATYQDVIAWMEMQDPAVLQSLLDQAPVAGQAE